The genomic window ATGCAGCCGGGCGTGACGCTGCGCGACCTGGTCAACGCCATCCCGCTGTACGCGATCAAGCAGGGCCTGCTGACCGTGGCCAAGCAGGGCAAGAAGAACATCTTCTCGGGCCGCATCCTGGAGATCGAGGGCCTGCCGGAACTGAAGGTGGAACAGGCTTTCGAGCTGTCGGACGCCTCGGCCGAGCGCTCGGCCGCCGGTTGCACGGTGCGCCTGAACAAGGAACCGATCATCGAGTACATCAACAGCAACATCACGCTGCTGAAGTGGATGATCGCCGAGGGCTACCAGGACCCGCGCAGCCTGCAGCGCCGCATCAAGGCGATGGAGGCATGGCTGGCCGATCCGAAGCTGCTGGAGCCGGACACCGACGCCGAGTACGCCGCCGTGATCGAGATCGACCTGGCCGACGTGCACGAGCCGATCGTGGCCTGCCCGAACGACCCGGACGACGTGAAAACGCTGTCCGACGTGGCCGGCGCCAAGATCGACGAAGTGTTCATCGGTTCGTGCATGACGAACATCGGCCATTTCCGTGCCGCGTCGAAGCTGCTGGAAGGCAAGCGCGACATCCCCGTGAAGCTGTGGGTCGCCCCGCCGACCAAGATGGACCAGAAGCAGCTGACCGAGGAAGGCCACTACGGCGTGTTCGGCACGGCCGGCGCCCGTACCGAAATGCCGGGCTGCTCGCTGTGCATGGGTAACCAGGCACAGGTGCGCGAAGGCGCCACGGTCATGTCCACGTCGACGCGTAACTTCCCGAACCGTCTGGGCAAGAACACGAACGTGTACCTGGGTTCGGCCGAACTGGCCGCCATCTGCTCGCGCCTGGGCCGTATCCCGACCAAGGACGAGTACATGGCCGACATCGGCGTGATCAACGCCAATGGCGACAAGATCTACAAGTACATGAACTTCGACCAGATCGAGGACTTCAAGGAAGTTGCCGATTCGGTGACGATCTGAGCGACGGTGTTCCGCGCCCGAGGATGGGTGGCGGAACACCAGCCTGATTGATGAACCCCGCGGCGCGCAGGCGCTTGCGGGGTTTTTTGTTTCCGGCCTCCGGCATCGCGGTGGCCGCCAGCCGCCAGCCGCTAGCGGCTAGCCGCTGCGCAACCCCCGCGCCAGCGCGTCCAGCCAAGCCGGGTCGGCAATGCGCCAGTGGCGGCCCCGGCCTTCCAGGTGGCCCAGCTTTTGCCAGTCGGACAGCAGCCGGTTCAGCGTCTCGGCCCGCACGGCCAGCTTGGCGGCCAGCTGGCGCTGGCTGAGCGGCAGTTCGATGGCTGGCCCGGCCTGCGCCCGCAGCTTCAGCAGGTAGGCGGCCAGGCGCTGGGCGGCGCTGGTGCTGGCCAGGCTGTCCACGTCGTCGATCCGCAGCGTCACCGTCTGCGCGGCCAGGTGCAGCATGTTGACGGCCAGCGCCGGATGGTCCAGGCACGCCTGCCGCAGCGCGGCGCGCGGGAACTGGCATAGCGTGCTGTCCACGGCCGCGCGGGCCTCCACGGGATAGCGCGGCTGGTGCAGGAACATCACGATGGCGCCCAGCAACTGGCCCGCTTCCACGTGGTGGATGATGCGGTCCTCGCCATCGATGCCGATGCGCAGCGTGTCCACGCGGCCGCGCATGACCAGGTACCAGAAATCGGCCCGCTCGCCCTGGCTGAACACGTAATCGCCCCGCGCCAGCTCGCGCACCGACGCCTGCGCCAGCAGCCGCCCGCCCTGGGCGGCCGCGTGCAGCACCGGGTGGCCGGCCAGCATCGCCTGCGCCTCGGCTACCCCGCCCGCCGCCGTCTTGACATTTCTCATTGGTGTTTCGACCCACGCCCCGAATAATTCGCAAATGATAATCATTTTCAAGTAGTTGTCGCCCGCCAATCGGGCGATCTTTGATCGGGGATAGATCGTGGTTCGTCATTTCACATCGGGCCGGCGCCGCTGGCCGGCAGGCGTCGCCTTTGGGGTCGCATTGGTCTGGCCGGGCCTGGGGTCGGCAACCGTGGCCGATCAGGTCCATGAACTGGAAAGCGTGACCGTCAGCGCCATGCGCTCGGCCAGCACCGTGGAGGAAACACCGCGCACCGTCACCGTCATCACGGGCGAGCAGGTGCGCGAGCGGGTGGGCAGCGGCGGCATCCAGGGGCTGCTGGCGGACCTGCCCGGCATCGCGTTCGCCCGCACCGGCGGGCTGGGCGGCCAGCTCGTGATGCGCGGCTTCAACACCAACTCGGGCCACTCGATCATGGCCATCGACGGCGACCGCTACCGGGGCCGCAGCACGCTCGAATACAACATGATCGACCCGGCCACCATCGAGCGCATCGAGGTCATCCGCGGCCCGGCGTCGGCGCTGTACGGCTCCGACGCCATGAACGGCGTGGTCAACATCGTCACCCGCCGCGCGAAGGTCGACGCCGACCAGCCGTTCACGCTCAAGCCAAGGCTGCGCTCGCTGGAGTGGAACAGCGTCAACAACATGGTCGGCGGCCGCGTGGAAGTGCTGGGCGGCGGCAACGGCTTCGACGTGATGCTCGGCGTCAACCACCGCGATGGCGACGACTATTCCACGCCCCTCGGCGACGCGCTGAACAGCGGTTTCAACTCGACCGGCGCCGACCTTGCCATCGGATACCGGCCGCACGCGGACGCGCGCTGGGAGCTGTCCGCGCGCTACCAGCGGGTGGTCAGCGAGCGCGCCGGCGGCCTGGGCGCCGCGCCCGGCGAGCCGTGGATGAGCGTGCGCGAGGACCCGATCATCGAGCGCTACGTGCGGCTGGCCTACCAGGGCCGCAAGTTCGGCGCGCTGGCCGACAGCATCGACGCCAGCGTCTACGTGCGCGACTTCGACACCGACATCTACCAGCGCAACGCGCGCTCGCCGGTCTTCACGGCCTACAACCACATCAAGGTCTACACGCCCACCGTCTGGGGCGGGCACCTGACCGTGAACAAGCGGCTCGGCAGCCATGCGCTGAGCTTTGGCGGCGATTTCTTCAACGAGAGCTTCGACGGCCGCATCAACCAGGTCCAGCGCTACAGCAACAGCACCGGCGCGCTGCTGGGCAGCACCGGCTGGCGCCAGATGGAACGCGCGGCCCACCAGACCAACGTGGGCCTGTTCGTCCACGACGACTGGCACGTCGGCGACGCATGGACGCTGTCCGGGTCGCTGCGCGGCGACATGGTCGACATCCGCATCGGCGATACCTACGCGGGCGAGCCGCCCAAGCTGACCGAGGCGTACGCCGGCTCGACCCGCCCCCGGCACTACGCCGTGACCGGCGGGCTGGGCGCGATCTACGAGTTCGTGCCGGGCTGGCAGGTGGTGGGCAACCTGAGCCGGGGCTTCCGGGCGCCGTCGGGCATGAACCTGACGATTTCCAGCGTGGCGGGCACGCAGGCCACGCTGCCATCGCCGCACCTGACGCCCGAGACCAACCTGACCGCCGAGGCCGGCGTGCGCTGGTTCGGCACCGACGGCTGGGCGCGGCTGACGGCCTACCAAAGCAAGTACACGGACCTGATTGCGCTGCAGCGGATCGATGCCAACCTGTTCCAGCGCCAGAACATCGGCAAGGCGACGATCCGGGGCGTGGAGCTGGAAGGCCGCACGAAGATCTTCCGGCGCTGGAGCGTGGGCGCGGCCGCCACGTACACGCACGCCCGCAACGACATCACGGGCCGGCCGCTGCCGTACGTGGCGCCGCTGACGGCCAATGCATCGCTGCGCTACGACGGCGCGGGCTGGCACGCCGAGGGCGTGGTCCGCGCGTTCCGGGCCAAGACCGACATCGACCCGTCGCAGGAGCGGCGTACGGCCGGCTACGGCATGGTCGACCTGTTCGTCGGCATGGACGTCAGCCGCGTGCTGGGCGATGGCTGGCGCGACTGGAAGCTGCTGGCCGGCGTGGAGAACGTGTTCAACAAGGTGGGCCGCAATCCCACCGTGACCGAGAACCTGTCGTACCCGAACACGCTGGTCGGCAACCCGCTCGTGGAACCGGGCCGCGCGGTGACGCTGAAGCTGACGGGGGTCTACTGATGCGGGGCGTGCGTGGTGCGATGGCGCTGGCGGGTATGGCGGGGGTGGCGGCGATGGCGTGGATGGGTGCGGCGACAGCGGCCGATGCGCCCGCTGTCGTCGACCAGAACGGCCACCGCGTGGTGCTGCCGGCGCAGGTGCGGCGCGTGGCGGTAATCCCGATCCCGCTCGCGTCGATGGTGATGGCCGTCGATGGCGGCGCCCAGCGGCTGGCGGCCATGCACACGGCCAGCCGTGCCGACTTCGATTACGGCCTGCTCGGCCGGCTGTTCCCGGACGCGGCCCGCATCCCCGCGCAGATCGCGGGCGAGGGCTTCGTGCCGAACGTGGAGGCGCTGGCCGCCAGCGGCGCCGACGTCGTGATCCAGTGGGGCGACCGGGGCGACGACATCGTGCGGCCGATCCGCGAACTGGGCCTGCCGGTGGTGACCGTGCGCTACGGCGACAGCAGCCTGGCGGCCGGCTGGCTGCGGCTGGTCGGCGCCAGCCTGGGCAAGCCGGCGCGCGGCGAGCGGCTGGCGCAATGGTTCGAGTCGCGCCGCGCCGACGTCGCCGCCCGTACCGCGCCGATTGCCGCCGCCGAGCGCCCGCGCGTGCTGTACCTGCAACGGGCGCGCTCGGGCCTGCGCGCGGCCGGCAAGGGCACCAGCATGGACGGCGATATCCGGCTGGCGGGCGGCGTGAACGTGGCCGCCGGCGTGCCGGGCTTCGCGCAGGTCAGCGTCGAGCAACTGCTGGCCTGGGACCCGCAGGTCGTGCTGCTGAACAACTTCGAGCCCGGCCTGGTGCCGGCCGACCTCTATGGCGATGCGCGGCTGCGCGGGCTGGCCGCGGTGCGCGAGCGGCGCGTCTACAGCTATCCGCACGGCGGTTTTCGCTGGGACCCGCCCAGCCAGGAAACGCCGCTGACGCTCGACTGGCTGTCCAGCCTGTTTCATCCGCAACGGGCCGAGCCCGGCATCCGCGACCGGATTGCCGACGCCTACCGCCTGCTTTACGACTACCGCATGACGCCGCGCGATACCGACGACCTGCTCAAGCTCGACGCCAACGGCGCCAGCGCCTACTACCGCGCACTGTTCGGCCAGGGCGCCGCGCCATGACGCGCACCCGTACCCTGGCCACGCCCGTCTTGCTGACGGCCTTGCCAGTCATCGCGCTGCTGGCCATCGGGCTGGGCCGCTACACCGTGGATCCGGGCACCGTGCTGCGCATCCTGGCGTCGCCGCTGCTGGGGCCGGGCGATGTGGCGCCGATGCAGGCCAGCGTCGTGGCCGGCGTGCGGCTGCCGCGCGTGCTGCTGGCCGGGCTGGTCGGCGCGGGGCTGGCCGGCGCCGGCGCGGCGTTGCAGGCGCTGTTCCGCAACCCGCTGGCCGAGCCGCAGCTGCTGGGCGTGTCGTCCGGCGCGGCGTTCGGCGGCGTGCTGGCGCTGCTCTGGCTGGGCGATGGCTGGCCCGTGGTCTCGGGCGCGCTGCTGTGGGGCATGCTGGCGCTGTTCGCGGTGTACTGGCTCGCGGGGGGCCGGCGCGGCCAGTCCGGCACGGTGCTGCTGGTGCTGGCCGGCATCGTCGTCAACGCGGTGTTCGCGGCCGGCGTGTCGCTGATCAAGCTGATGGCGGACCCGCAGAACCAGTTGCCGGCCATCGTCTTCTGGCTCATGGGCAGCCTTGCGGCGGCCGACTACGCGCGGCTGGCGCTGGCGCTGCCGTGCATCGGCGCCAGCCTGCTGCTGCTGTACGGGCTGCGGTTCCACCTGATGGCGCTGGCCGTGGGGGATGCCGACGCGCGCAGCCTCGGCGTGCCGGTGGTGCGCGTGCGCGTGCTGGCGCTGCTGGCCGTCGGCCTGATCGCGGCGTCCAGCGTGGCCGTCTGCGGCGTGGTGGGCTGGGTGGGGCTGGTGGTGCCGCATCTGGTGCGCATGGCCTGCGGCAGCCACCATCGCCATTTCCTGCTGCATACCGTGCTGGCGGGCGCCGGCTACCTGATCGTCGTCGATACGCTGGCACGCACGCTGACGCCGATGGAGATACCACTCGGCGCGCTGACGGCGTTGCTGGGCGCGCCGGTGTTCGCGGTGCTGATCCGCAGGCTCGGAGGCAGCGCCCATGGCTGACATCGTCCTGTCCTGCGACGGCATCGGGCACCGCTACGGCGACCGCACCGTGCTGCGCGACATCGGCCTGCGGCTGCCGCGTGGCGCGCGCTGCGCGCTGCTGGGCGCCAACGGGGCCGGCAAGTCGACGCTGCTGCGGATTCTGGCCGGACAACTGGCGCCGGCCACGGGGCGGGTCGTGCGCGCGGGCCGCATCGGCTTCGTGCCGCAGGAGGTGCATCCGGCCCTGCCGATCAGCGCGCTGGAAATGGTGCTGCTGGGCCGCGCCGGCGGCATCTCGCTGCTGCGCGCACCGGGCCGGGCCGACTATGACGCGGCGCGCGCCGCGCTGGGCCGCGTGCAGGCGTTGCACCTGGCCGACCGCACGTTCCTGTCGCTCTCCGGCGGCGAACGCCAACTGGTGGTGCTGGCGCGTGCGCTGGCCGCGCAGGCGAGCCTGCTGCTGCTGGACGAGCCGTGTGCGGCGATGGACTGGCACAACCAGGCGCTGACGCTGCGGCTGCTGGCCGAACTGGCCGCCGATGGCATCACCGTGCTGTTCAGCACGCACGTGCCGCAGCACGCGCTGGAATGCGCGAGCCATGCCGTGCTGCTGTTCGGCGATGGCCGCCACGCCTTCGGGCCGCCGGACGCCGTCATGGACGAGGCCGCGCTGTCCCGCCTCTATCGCCTGCCCGTGCGCCGCGTGCGCATGGCCGGGCTGGGCGGCGCCGGCACGGCCGTGCCGGTGTTCTCGCATCCCCCCTCCCAACCGTCTTCTCCACAGCCGGCGCAACCCTGCGCAACATCGTCATGAGTTCTGTCCTGCACGTCCGTGCCATCGCCCACGAGGTGCCGTCGTTCATCGCGCTGCTTCAGGCACGCGGCATGGCGTCGCATTCGCTGCGCGATCTGCACGATGCCGACTTCCTGGGCCGGCGCGCCATCCTGATCGAAGCCCATGTCGACCAGCGCGCGCTGCTGCGCCACCGCGCGGTCCTGCGCACCCATCTGGACGCCGGCGGCACGCTGGTCTTCAACGGCCACCTGGTCTATCCGATCTTCGACGAACTGGCGCCGTTCCGCGTGGCGGCGGGGCGGGGCGTGCGCGACCTGATCGTCGAGCGGGTGCACGCCCACCCGGTCTTCGCCGGCGTGTCGTGCGACGACCTGAGCTTCCGGCGCGGCGTGGCCGGCTTCTACGGCCGGGGCGCCAACCCCGCGCCGCCGGGCGCCGTGGTGCTGCACCGGCTGCGGCAGGACGGCTCGCCGCTGGACTGGGTCTGGCAGCGCCCGGCCGGCGGGCAGGTATTCATGCACGGCGGCAATTCGTGCTGGATGTACGTGGACGACGAGACCAGCGCGGCGCGCATCGGCCCGCAGTTGCTGGACTGGATCCAGGCCGGCGCACCCGCACTGGCCACAGCCAACGGAGACTGAACCGTGCGTATCGCATTCGTGGATGGCGGCACCTATTACCATCACGCAACCTTCAACGACCCCGCGCTGCGCGGGTATTTCGACGCCAACGTCTACGCGCCCGACCTGCCGCAGGCAGACCTGGCCCCGTTCGACTGCCTGTACGTGGCCAGCCGCCAGAACCCGGCGGACCTGGTGGCGGCGCGCCCGGCGATCGACGCCTTCCTGGCGGCCGGCAAGCTCGTGGTGGCGCTGGGCGAATGCCGCGCCGACCTGTGGCTCGACGGCGTGCAATGGCGGCCCACGGTCACCAATTTCTGGTGGTGGCTGGAGCCCGATGCGGACAGCGGGCTGCGCGTCGGCGATCCCGGCCACGGGCTGTTCCGCCGGATGCGGCTGGCCGACGCCACGTGGCACCGCCACGGCGACCTGCTGACGCCACCCGGTGCCGTGTCGGTGGTGGATACCGTCGATGGCCGCTCGGTGCTGTACGACGACGCGGCCACCGGCCCGGGCCGGCGCATCGTGGCGACGCTGGACCCGTGCTACCACCACGGCAGCTACTTCATGCCTGCCGCGTCGCGGTTCCTGCACCACTTCCTGCCGTGGCTCAAGGACGGCGCGCCGCCGACGTGACCGCCAGCCGGCCCCGGACGCAAAAACGCCCGGCGAGGCATCGCCGGGCGTCGGGTGGCGGCGGCAGGCCGCGCGGGGTTACTTGCTGGACTTGGCGCCGTCGGTATAGGGATCGGGCTTGCCGACCCGCGCGCCGTCGGTATAGGGATCGGGCTTGCCGGTGCGGGCGCCGTCCGTGTACGGGTTGTACTTGTCCGACTTCGCACCGTCCGTGTACGGATCGGCCTTGGCCGACGGGGCCAGGTCGGTCCGCGTGGACTGCTTGGCGCCATCGGTGTAGGGGTCGAACTTGCCGGCCTTGGCGCCGTCGGTGTACGGGTCGGCCTTGCCGGCCTTGGCACCCTGCGAGTACGGATCGAACTGCTTGGTTTGCCCGTGTGCAAGCGGGGCCATGGCCACGGCCGCGGCTGCGACGATCAGGCTGGAAAGGAGTGTCTTGCTCATGAGAGCCTCGCCAGTTGAGGGCGCGATTCAGGGGCCCGCCCGAGTGCGCCCACTAAGCCATCGGGCAGGCGGCATGACGCCTGGAATGCAATCTCTGCAAGGATAGTCGCTGACGCCGGAACCTGCCGTTACGGCCGGTAACGGTTCTCGGCGGCTAGTGCGCCGCCGGCTTGCGCGGCCGGGGCGTCTCGCGGACCTGCGCGGCCGGGACATCGACCACCGCATCGGCCGCCGCATCCGTGGCCGCGGTGGCCAGCGCCGGCATGCCCAGCATGTGGCCCCAGGCGTCCATCCAGGCCCGCTGCGTGGCCGCGCCCAGTTCCATCATGGCCGACGCGTAGTGCAGCGGGATCGACAACAGCGGCATCTGGTTGTTCCACTGGCGCGCGTACAGCTCCTCCGGGTCCTGCGGGACAAAGAACGACGCCCAGTCGAACTGCGCCTCCTCGGTCATGGACTTCGTGAAATCGGTGTTCAGGCCCATGAACTTCTGCCACGTTTCCATCACCTTGGCGTCGCCGAACGGCGCAAAGGCGGGGAACGGGAAGGTGGCAGGCATGGCCCAGGTGGCCCAGAAGGTCGTCGGATTGCTTGGCATGCTGGAAACTCCGGTTGAAAAACCTGTGAGGAAAAAAGTGCTGCAAGCGGGGCGCGTGATGGTTGTCTGGCGGTGCGCAGGGCGCGCACATCACGGCAACCCCCGGGGGCGACCACCACATCGTGTGCCCATCCGGCCGATGGGTCAACCGGCAGGCGTGACGCGGTGGCCCGGGCATCACGTGTGCGCCGCGCCGGGGCTCGGGGCGGCCCAGCGTGTGACATATCGCAGGCACAATAGCGGCTCTTCATGACCGGGATGGGAAATGGAACTGCGGCAACTGCGCTACTTCGTGCACGTGGTGGAACTGGGCAGCATGGGGCAGGCGGCCCAGCGGCTCGGCGTGGTCACGTCGGCGCTGAGCCAGCAGATCAGCCGGCTGGAAAGCGAGCTGTCCACGCGCCTGCTGCAGCGTACGTCCACGGGCGTGGTGCCCACCGATGCCGGGCTGGCGTTCTGGCGCCAGGCGCAACTGGCGCTGCGCCATGCCGACGATGCGGCGCTGGCGGCCCGTACCGCGCGGCTGTCGGGCCATGTCAGCGTGGGCATGGCACCGAGCACGCTGGCCGTGCTGGGCCCGTCGTTCATGGTCGCCATGCGCGACCGCTATCCCGATATCCGCCTGCACCTCGTGGAAAGCCTGTCCGGCGGGCTGGCGACGATGATCGGCGCGCGGCAGCTCGACCTTGCCGTGCTGTTCCAGCTTGAGCCGGGGCAGCGCTGGAGCAGCCTGCCGCTGCTGGAAGAGCGGCTGTTCGTGATCGCGCGGGCCGACCAGCCGGGGCTGCCGGCGGCCCGCACCATGCGGCTCGACGAGATTGGCGACCTGCCGCTGATCCTGCCCAGCGGCTCGCATGGGCTGCGGGCGGTGCTCAACGCCGCGTCGGCGCGCAGCCAGCGGCCGCTGAACGTGGTGGCCGAGATCGACGGGCTGGCCGTGCTGATGGATGCGGTGCGCGCCGGCATCGGCGCGACGATCCAGCCCGGCGCGGCCGTGGCGCGCCACCTGGGCGATCCGCTGGCGCTGATCGAGATCTCGGACGCCGGCGTGAGCCGGCCCAACCTGCTGGTCAGCCTGTCCGACGACGAACTGTCGCCGGCCGGCCTGGCCGCGCGCGGCGTGCTGGAGCAGGTGGCGCGCCAGCTGGTGACGGCCGGCCGCTGGCCCGGCGCGACCCTTCACAAATCCTGAACACGGTACGCCGGGGCGGGGCTGGCGCGCCGGGTGCCCGCTTGCGTAGAGTCGGGGGTCCAGCAGATCCCACAAATCCAACGATTCCCGCAGGAGACTCCGCATGACCTCACGCATGCCGCGCCGCGTCGCGCTCAAGGCGCTTGGCACCTTTGCCCTGGCCGCCGCCCTTTCCGGTTCCGCCCTGGCCGCCGACAACTGGCCGTCCAAGCCGATCACGCTGGTCGTGCCGTTCGCGTCGGGCGGCACCACCGACATCATCGGCCGGGCGGTCGGCCAGCGGCTGGGCGAGGCGCTGGGCCAGCCCGTGGTGGTGGACAACCGCCCCGGCGCGGGCGGCACCATCGGCGGCGCCCTGGTGGCGCGCGCCAACCCGGACGGCTACACGTTCCTGCTGGCCACCGTGGCCCACACCATGGCGCCCGGCATCTACAAGTCCCTGCCGTACGACTTCCAGAAGGATCTGGCGCCCATCGGCATGGTGGCGCTGACGCCCAACGTGCTGATCGTCAATCCGTCGATCCCGGCCAAGACCGTGCAGGAGCTGGTGGCCTACATCAAGGCCAATCCGGGCAAGGTCAACTATGGCTCGGCCGGCATCGGCAGCACCGAGCACCTGTCCGGCGAGCTGTTCCGCGCGCTGACCAGGACCGATATTTCGCACGTGCCGTACAAGGGCGGCGCGCCGATGATGACCGACCTGATGGCCGGCCAGATCCAGATGGCCATCGAGACCAGCCCGTCGGCCAATCCCCATATCAAGAGCGGCAAGGTCAAGGCGCTGGCGGTGACGTCGGCCAAGCGCTCGGCGGCCTATCCCGGCGTGCCGACCGTGGCGGAGAGCGGCGTGCCCGGCTACGAGGTGACCACGTGGTACGCGCTGATGGCCCCGCACGGCACGCCGGAGCCGATCCGCCAGCGCATGAGCGCCGAACTGGCCAAGGTGCTGAAGCAGCCCGACGTGCAGAAGCGCTTTGACGAGCAGGGCGTGACCGCCGGCGACATGACGCCGCCGCAGCTGGCCGGCTTCATCAAGACCGAAACCGCCAAGTGGACGCAGGTAGCAAAGGATTCCGGCGCCAAGGCCGAATAACGCCACCCACCGCCGTGGCGCCTACAGCGCGCGGCGGATCTCCGCCACGCCAAACGCGGCCAGCGCCAGCCCGGCCACGCGGTCGATCCACTGGCGCAACCGCGTGCCCAGCGCATGCCGGGCGCCGGTGACCATCGCCACCAGCACGCACCACCACGCGATGGACCCGCAGAACACGCCCAGCACCGTGGTCATGGCGATGGTCGTCGAGAATGCCCCGCGCGGCGCCAGCGTGGCGAACAGCGCGGCGAACATGATCACAGTCTGCGGGTTGGTCAGCGTCAGCAGCAAGGCGCTGCCGAACGCGCGCAGCTTCGACCCATTGGCGCGCAGCGTGGCCACCTGCTCCGTGGGCTTCTGGAAGAACGTGCGCAGCCCCAGGTAGAGCAGGAACAGCCCGGCGGCCACGTGCAGCGGCTTGTCGTAGGCCAGCATGAACTGCGACACCCCCACCAGCCCCAGCGCGGCCACCAGCCCGTAGACCGCGTCGCCGCAGGCAATGCCGAAGCCGATGGCCAGCCCGGCGCGCGGGCCATCGGTCAGTGTGCGGCGGATGCAGAGCATGCCCATCGGGCCGACGGGCGCGGCCACCGCCAGGCCAACGCCGGCAGCGGTCAGGAACAGGGCGGGCAGGGACATCGCGGGGTCTCCGTTCATGGTGGTCGTGGCAGGCCGATCGCAGCGATTCTATCGGCTAGGCCGCCACCTGCGGCGTGGAGCGCGCCAGCAGTTGCGCCAGTTCCACAGCGGGCACCGGGCGCCCGAACAGCCAGCCCTGGCCGTAGTCCACGCCCTGCGCGCGCAGGAAATCGGCCTGGTTGCGGTCCTCGATGCCCTCGGCCACCACCTGCAGGCCCAGCGACTGGGCCATGGCGATGATGTGCGGCGCCACGGTGCTCGACGCCGCCTCCTGCCCGATGGTGTCGACGAACGACTTGTCGATCTTCAGCGCGTCCACCTTGAAGCTCTGCAGGTACGACAGGCTCGAATAGCCGGTGCCGAAGTCGTCGATATAGACCGGGTGGCCGGCGTCGCGGAATGCCTGGATGGTGTCGCGCGCCACGTCGGGCTCCAGAAAGCCGCGCTCGGTGGCCTCGATGCGGATCTGGTCCGGCGCGATGCCGGTGCCGCGCAGCCGCGCCGTCAGCACGCTCAGGAAGCGGCGGCTCTTCAGGTCTTCCACGCCGACGTTGATCGACACGTAGAAGTGCGGATGCCGCCGCAGCAGCGTGCCCAGTTCGGCCAGCACGATGTCCAGCACCTGGTCCGTGATCTGCTGGATCAGCCCGGCGTTCTCGGCCATCGGGATGAACAGGTTCGGGCGCACCAGCCGCCCGTGGCGGCGCCAGCGGACCAGCGCCTCGACGCCCACCGGCTGGTTGTCGGCCAGCGACACGATGGGCTGGTAGTGGACGGCCATCTCGTGCCGCCGCACCGCGCCGCGCAGTTCGCCCTCCAGGCTGAAGCGCCGCGTGGCGCGCCGCCAGACCAGGATGCCCAGCGGCATGCCGGCCGCCAGCCCCACGCCCAGGCCACCCACCAGCAGCGCCTTCCAGTTGGCC from Cupriavidus pauculus includes these protein-coding regions:
- a CDS encoding Crp/Fnr family transcriptional regulator, which produces MRNVKTAAGGVAEAQAMLAGHPVLHAAAQGGRLLAQASVRELARGDYVFSQGERADFWYLVMRGRVDTLRIGIDGEDRIIHHVEAGQLLGAIVMFLHQPRYPVEARAAVDSTLCQFPRAALRQACLDHPALAVNMLHLAAQTVTLRIDDVDSLASTSAAQRLAAYLLKLRAQAGPAIELPLSQRQLAAKLAVRAETLNRLLSDWQKLGHLEGRGRHWRIADPAWLDALARGLRSG
- a CDS encoding polyhydroxyalkanoate granule-associated phasin, coding for MPSNPTTFWATWAMPATFPFPAFAPFGDAKVMETWQKFMGLNTDFTKSMTEEAQFDWASFFVPQDPEELYARQWNNQMPLLSIPLHYASAMMELGAATQRAWMDAWGHMLGMPALATAATDAAADAVVDVPAAQVRETPRPRKPAAH
- a CDS encoding LysR family transcriptional regulator; this translates as MELRQLRYFVHVVELGSMGQAAQRLGVVTSALSQQISRLESELSTRLLQRTSTGVVPTDAGLAFWRQAQLALRHADDAALAARTARLSGHVSVGMAPSTLAVLGPSFMVAMRDRYPDIRLHLVESLSGGLATMIGARQLDLAVLFQLEPGQRWSSLPLLEERLFVIARADQPGLPAARTMRLDEIGDLPLILPSGSHGLRAVLNAASARSQRPLNVVAEIDGLAVLMDAVRAGIGATIQPGAAVARHLGDPLALIEISDAGVSRPNLLVSLSDDELSPAGLAARGVLEQVARQLVTAGRWPGATLHKS
- a CDS encoding ABC transporter substrate-binding protein, with the translated sequence MRGVRGAMALAGMAGVAAMAWMGAATAADAPAVVDQNGHRVVLPAQVRRVAVIPIPLASMVMAVDGGAQRLAAMHTASRADFDYGLLGRLFPDAARIPAQIAGEGFVPNVEALAASGADVVIQWGDRGDDIVRPIRELGLPVVTVRYGDSSLAAGWLRLVGASLGKPARGERLAQWFESRRADVAARTAPIAAAERPRVLYLQRARSGLRAAGKGTSMDGDIRLAGGVNVAAGVPGFAQVSVEQLLAWDPQVVLLNNFEPGLVPADLYGDARLRGLAAVRERRVYSYPHGGFRWDPPSQETPLTLDWLSSLFHPQRAEPGIRDRIADAYRLLYDYRMTPRDTDDLLKLDANGASAYYRALFGQGAAP
- a CDS encoding ABC transporter ATP-binding protein, with product MADIVLSCDGIGHRYGDRTVLRDIGLRLPRGARCALLGANGAGKSTLLRILAGQLAPATGRVVRAGRIGFVPQEVHPALPISALEMVLLGRAGGISLLRAPGRADYDAARAALGRVQALHLADRTFLSLSGGERQLVVLARALAAQASLLLLDEPCAAMDWHNQALTLRLLAELAADGITVLFSTHVPQHALECASHAVLLFGDGRHAFGPPDAVMDEAALSRLYRLPVRRVRMAGLGGAGTAVPVFSHPPSQPSSPQPAQPCATSS
- a CDS encoding TonB-dependent receptor; translation: MADQVHELESVTVSAMRSASTVEETPRTVTVITGEQVRERVGSGGIQGLLADLPGIAFARTGGLGGQLVMRGFNTNSGHSIMAIDGDRYRGRSTLEYNMIDPATIERIEVIRGPASALYGSDAMNGVVNIVTRRAKVDADQPFTLKPRLRSLEWNSVNNMVGGRVEVLGGGNGFDVMLGVNHRDGDDYSTPLGDALNSGFNSTGADLAIGYRPHADARWELSARYQRVVSERAGGLGAAPGEPWMSVREDPIIERYVRLAYQGRKFGALADSIDASVYVRDFDTDIYQRNARSPVFTAYNHIKVYTPTVWGGHLTVNKRLGSHALSFGGDFFNESFDGRINQVQRYSNSTGALLGSTGWRQMERAAHQTNVGLFVHDDWHVGDAWTLSGSLRGDMVDIRIGDTYAGEPPKLTEAYAGSTRPRHYAVTGGLGAIYEFVPGWQVVGNLSRGFRAPSGMNLTISSVAGTQATLPSPHLTPETNLTAEAGVRWFGTDGWARLTAYQSKYTDLIALQRIDANLFQRQNIGKATIRGVELEGRTKIFRRWSVGAAATYTHARNDITGRPLPYVAPLTANASLRYDGAGWHAEGVVRAFRAKTDIDPSQERRTAGYGMVDLFVGMDVSRVLGDGWRDWKLLAGVENVFNKVGRNPTVTENLSYPNTLVGNPLVEPGRAVTLKLTGVY
- a CDS encoding FecCD family ABC transporter permease; this encodes MTRTRTLATPVLLTALPVIALLAIGLGRYTVDPGTVLRILASPLLGPGDVAPMQASVVAGVRLPRVLLAGLVGAGLAGAGAALQALFRNPLAEPQLLGVSSGAAFGGVLALLWLGDGWPVVSGALLWGMLALFAVYWLAGGRRGQSGTVLLVLAGIVVNAVFAAGVSLIKLMADPQNQLPAIVFWLMGSLAAADYARLALALPCIGASLLLLYGLRFHLMALAVGDADARSLGVPVVRVRVLALLAVGLIAASSVAVCGVVGWVGLVVPHLVRMACGSHHRHFLLHTVLAGAGYLIVVDTLARTLTPMEIPLGALTALLGAPVFAVLIRRLGGSAHG